One stretch of Halobaculum marinum DNA includes these proteins:
- the pth2 gene encoding peptidyl-tRNA hydrolase Pth2, whose product MKQAIVVRTDLGMGTGKLAAQVAHASLSAYEDTGAKTRRAWKGEGQKKVVLKAAGESQIFELADKAEREGLPNAVIRDAGHTQLDPGTVTTLAVGPGDEAIVDKVTGDLSLY is encoded by the coding sequence ATGAAGCAGGCCATCGTCGTCCGCACGGACCTAGGGATGGGGACGGGGAAGTTGGCCGCGCAGGTCGCCCACGCGTCGCTGTCGGCGTACGAGGACACCGGCGCCAAGACGCGCCGCGCGTGGAAGGGCGAGGGACAGAAGAAGGTCGTCCTGAAGGCGGCGGGCGAGTCGCAGATCTTCGAGTTGGCCGACAAGGCCGAACGCGAGGGTCTCCCGAACGCCGTCATCCGCGACGCCGGGCACACCCAACTCGACCCGGGGACGGTGACGACGCTAGCCGTCGGTCCCGGCGACGAGGCCATCGTCGACAAGGTGACGGGCGACCTCTCGCTGTACTGA